The following proteins are co-located in the Phragmites australis chromosome 10, lpPhrAust1.1, whole genome shotgun sequence genome:
- the LOC133931145 gene encoding uncharacterized protein LOC133931145 produces MGCGFSTSSSGALRPCAGVRVIHANGYVEDFHGPGVVTVAHVTGCSDKDESSPPRYVLCSSAHLLQPGRGPFRPDDPLQPGTVYFLLPHSIFQSESSAVDLACIMNRLTALARKGCAASAPGPGPVEALFAAAQVTDHRQQQPMAAVAKAKEPAARPAPWRPRLDRIDESIGRASSRSTCSEA; encoded by the coding sequence ATGGGGTGCGGCTTCTCGACCTCGTCGTCGGGGGCGCTGCGCCCGTGCGCGGGGGTGCGCGTCATCCACGCCAACGGCTACGTCGAGGACTTCCACGGCCCCGGCGTCGTCACCGTCGCCCACGTCACCGGCTGCAGCGACAAGGACGAGTCGTCCCCACCGCGCTACGTCCTCTGCTCCTCCGCGCACCTCCTGCAGCCCGGGCGCGGCCCCTTCCGCCCCGACGACCCGCTCCAGCCGGGCACCGTCTACTTCCTCCTCCCGCACTCCATCTTCCAGTCCGAGTCCTCCGCCGTCGACCTCGCCTGCATCATGAACCGCCTCACCGCGCTCGCGCGCAAGGGCTGCGCGGCCTCCGCACCCGGCCCCGGCCCCGTCGAGGCGCTCTTTGccgccgcccaggtcaccgacCACCGGCAGCAGCAGCCGATGGCGGCCGTGGCGAAGGCAAAGGAGCCCGCCGCGCGGCCGGCGCCGTGGAGGCCGCGGCTGGATCGGATCGACGAGTCCATCGGCCGCGCGTCCAGCCGCAGCACCTGCAGCGAGGCCTGA